One segment of Paenibacillus sp. FSL R7-0337 DNA contains the following:
- a CDS encoding UvrB/UvrC motif-containing protein yields MLCQECGVKPATLHFTKIVNGEKTEFHICESCAREKGELIPGTAGGFSIHSLLSGLLDLEGSGKGKSAAAQSVQGLHCENCGMTYSQFSKLGRFGCSSCYKYFDSTLDPLFRRVHGSTAHVGKLPKRAGAQIMCKRQIDELKQELQQSIVQEEFETAAELRDRIRKLEKEIPQE; encoded by the coding sequence ATGCTATGCCAGGAATGCGGCGTCAAACCGGCTACACTCCACTTCACGAAGATCGTGAACGGGGAGAAGACGGAATTTCATATTTGCGAAAGCTGTGCGCGGGAGAAGGGTGAACTGATTCCCGGAACTGCGGGAGGCTTCTCTATCCACAGCTTGCTTTCCGGTCTCCTGGACCTGGAGGGCTCGGGCAAGGGAAAATCAGCAGCAGCACAAAGTGTGCAAGGTCTGCATTGCGAAAACTGCGGTATGACCTATTCACAGTTCAGCAAGCTGGGACGGTTCGGCTGCAGCTCCTGCTATAAGTATTTCGACAGTACGCTTGACCCGCTCTTCAGACGGGTGCATGGCAGTACAGCACATGTCGGCAAGCTTCCCAAGCGGGCTGGAGCACAGATTATGTGCAAGCGCCAGATTGATGAGCTGAAGCAGGAATTACAGCAGAGTATTGTGCAGGAGGAGTTCGAAACCGCAGCTGAGCTGAGGGACAGAATCCGCAAGCTTGAAAAAGAAATTCCACAAGAGTAA
- a CDS encoding GNAT family N-acetyltransferase, with protein sequence MEIRQLRAGEFEDSLSLSEYAFKYKVSAEDRVHAKENFKPEETWAIFEGDSIGAKLTLLPLQVYIQGKPVSMGGIAGVATWPENRRQGYVAHLLIHALETMNEAGQTLSFLHPFLIPFYRKFGWEIYCEYKKYTLPVGKFPHKTEIKGSVKRDTSDLAVFRQLYDQFAMRYNGTLQRSESWWKESVLDDDTHSCVFYSEQGDPEGYVLYKIVQQELVIDEFIYGNELARQGLWTFLANHDSMITAAQLKLVPADDILPFLLPDPRIAQENYPYFMARIVNAKAFVENMSFNVPEGERERVLYIEDKHASWNNGLWQWTVSEQGEATLTQIQGERSEADLECSIGTLTVLLMGYKRPLQAAKYGQLSGTAEATAWLEALIPQAETALFDFF encoded by the coding sequence ATGGAAATCAGGCAATTACGTGCCGGAGAATTTGAGGACAGCCTGAGCTTGTCCGAATATGCTTTTAAGTATAAGGTTTCTGCAGAAGATAGAGTACACGCCAAGGAGAATTTCAAACCGGAAGAAACCTGGGCGATTTTTGAAGGGGACAGCATCGGTGCGAAGCTGACGCTTCTTCCGTTACAGGTATATATACAAGGCAAGCCCGTTTCTATGGGGGGCATCGCCGGTGTAGCTACATGGCCGGAGAACCGCCGGCAGGGTTATGTAGCCCATCTGCTGATCCATGCGCTCGAGACGATGAACGAAGCCGGTCAGACGTTGTCCTTTTTGCATCCGTTCCTGATTCCCTTTTACCGTAAATTCGGCTGGGAGATCTACTGTGAATATAAGAAGTACACTCTTCCAGTAGGGAAGTTCCCGCACAAGACGGAGATTAAGGGCAGCGTGAAGCGCGATACCTCTGATCTTGCAGTATTCCGGCAGTTGTACGACCAATTCGCCATGAGGTATAACGGTACTCTCCAGCGCAGTGAGTCCTGGTGGAAGGAAAGTGTGCTTGATGACGATACACATTCCTGTGTGTTTTATTCTGAGCAGGGTGACCCGGAAGGTTATGTGCTGTATAAAATAGTGCAGCAGGAGCTGGTCATAGATGAGTTCATCTATGGGAACGAGCTTGCCCGCCAGGGCTTGTGGACCTTCCTTGCCAATCATGATTCCATGATTACGGCTGCACAGCTGAAGCTGGTGCCTGCTGACGATATTCTGCCCTTTCTCCTTCCTGATCCGCGGATTGCGCAGGAGAATTATCCATACTTCATGGCGCGTATCGTCAATGCCAAGGCTTTTGTGGAGAACATGAGCTTCAATGTGCCGGAGGGTGAACGGGAGCGGGTGCTTTATATTGAAGATAAGCATGCGTCCTGGAACAACGGGTTGTGGCAGTGGACGGTGTCGGAGCAGGGGGAGGCGACGCTTACCCAAATTCAGGGCGAGCGGTCAGAGGCTGACCTGGAATGCAGTATCGGCACGCTTACTGTGCTGCTGATGGGGTATAAACGTCCGCTTCAGGCGGCAAAGTACGGACAATTATCCGGGACTGCTGAGGCGACAGCTTGGCTTGAAGCGCTGATTCCGCAGGCCGAGACGGCATTATTCGATTTTTTCTGA
- a CDS encoding CtsR family transcriptional regulator, whose translation MRNISDIIEQYLKNILHESPEGTVEIQRNDLADQFSCVPSQINYVISTRFTLEKGYVVESKRGGGGYIRIQRYELPQNVALYAHLNSTIGNDMDQNSAEGLIYQLEEARFLSKREACLMRSAVSRECLTVNLPYRDEIRAKLMKAMLISLLGK comes from the coding sequence ATGCGTAATATCTCCGATATTATTGAACAATATCTGAAGAATATTTTGCATGAAAGTCCCGAAGGTACGGTGGAAATTCAGCGCAATGATCTGGCGGACCAGTTCTCCTGTGTCCCGTCACAGATCAATTACGTCATCAGCACACGGTTCACATTGGAAAAGGGATATGTGGTGGAGAGCAAACGCGGAGGCGGCGGATATATCCGGATTCAGCGCTATGAGCTGCCACAGAATGTGGCCCTATACGCACATCTGAACTCCACGATAGGGAATGATATGGATCAGAATTCTGCCGAAGGGCTGATTTATCAGCTGGAGGAGGCCCGATTCCTCTCCAAACGTGAAGCGTGTCTAATGCGGTCTGCGGTTTCCCGGGAATGCCTGACGGTTAATCTGCCGTACCGGGATGAGATTCGTGCCAAGCTTATGAAGGCTATGCTAATCTCTTTATTGGGCAAATAA